In the Topomyia yanbarensis strain Yona2022 chromosome 3, ASM3024719v1, whole genome shotgun sequence genome, one interval contains:
- the LOC131690301 gene encoding uncharacterized protein LOC131690301: protein MGNPLSPVLADLVLEGLLDTTITKLSFKPPILKKYVDDFIMAIPLNKLKQVHDILNNYDKHIQFTYELEENRRLPYLDMVLVRTENQEIRTEWYSKPIASGRFLNFHSYHSYQQKINVAKNFISRVEKLSTNLNRPEQIQIMDKYLKQNDYPKSLRNRLINNNKTRAIPTTQLSNPDENLKHTYRSLPNIPSLTHKIAKTLKRDYPDVSLAFRNIKTVANLFSKVKDSIPQDNLSNVIYSIPCQNCPSSYVGMTSNMLKTRIAAHRSNIKKLNLLREAGHTSEDIQIVELKQKTALLEHSITHHHNFDVNKVKILDQHNRTTALPILEMCHIINQQKTVNKRTDTDGLSCIYAGILQTLHNRNYKTDNTYTTDTTIRTIIANTQQPSNSVQLPDRI, encoded by the coding sequence ATGGGAAACCCTCTATCACCCGTTCTAGCCGACCTCGTTCTAGAAGGACTATTAGACACAACCATTACAAAACTAAGTTTCAAACCACCAATTCTCAAAAAATATGTAGACGATTTCATAATGGCTATACCTCTCAACAAACTCAAACAAGTGCACGATATCCTCAATAACTATGACAAACATATACAGTTCACCTATGAATTGGAAGAAAATCGCAGATTACCATATCTCGACATGGTACTAGTACGCACGGAAAACCAAGAGATACGTACTGAGTGGTATTCCAAACCCATAGCAAGTGGACGTTTTCTTAACTTCCACTCATACCATTCATACCAGCAAAAAATCAACGTGGCAAAAAACTTTATCAGCAGAGTGGAAAAACTATCTACCAATCTCAACAGACCGGAGCAAATCCAAATCATGgacaaatatttaaaacaaaacgACTACCCAAAGTCGCTGCGAAACAGATTGATTAACAATAACAAAACACGCGCAATACCTACCACACAACTTTCCAATCCTGATGAAAACCTGAAACATACTTACCGGTCACTTCCAAACATACCGTCATTGACGCATAAAATAGCAAAAACCCTAAAAAGAGACTACCCGGATGTCTCACTAGCTTTTCGCAACATCAAAACAGTAGCAAATCTTTTCAGCAAGGTCAAAGATAGCATACCGCAGGATAATTTGAGCAATGTGATATACAGCATACCATGCCAAAACTGCCCATCATCATATGTGGGCATGACTTCGAACATGCTTAAAACAAGGATAGCTGCACACCGCTCAAACATAAAAAAGCTCAACTTACTCAGGGAAGCAGGACACACCAGTGAAGACATCCAGATAGTcgaactaaaacaaaaaacagcTCTCCTCGAACACAGCATTACACATCATCATAACTTCGATGTAAACAAGGTGAAGATACTCGATCAACATAACCGAACGACAGCTCTTCCTATATTGGAAATGTGTCATATCATCAACCAGCaaaaaactgtaaacaaacgcaCAGATACCGACGGACTTAGTTGTATATATGCAGGAATTCTACAAACACTACATAATAGAAACTATAAAACTGACAACACTTACACTACCGATACTACCATACGCACGATTATAGCAAACACTCAACAACCGTCAAATTCAGTACAGTTACCAGATCGAATATAG